In Arthrobacter sp. B3I9, the following are encoded in one genomic region:
- a CDS encoding inorganic diphosphatase, giving the protein MKHDVTIEIPKGSRVKYEVDHETGRVRLDRVLFTSMQYPTHYGFFENTLGEDGDPLDALVLLQDFDLHPGVIVEARPIGVFNMTDDGGGDAKVLCVPADARFDHINEISDVSEFLIKEIEHFFTRYKDLEPGKWVKAEGWGDRAAAEAELEASIKRYVPSAGH; this is encoded by the coding sequence ATGAAGCATGACGTGACCATCGAGATCCCCAAGGGATCTCGCGTCAAGTACGAAGTCGACCACGAAACCGGCCGCGTCCGCCTGGACCGCGTCCTGTTCACCTCCATGCAGTACCCCACCCACTACGGGTTCTTCGAGAACACGCTGGGTGAGGACGGCGACCCGCTGGACGCTCTGGTTCTCCTCCAGGACTTCGACCTGCACCCCGGCGTGATCGTTGAAGCCCGCCCCATCGGCGTGTTCAACATGACGGACGACGGCGGCGGGGATGCCAAGGTCCTCTGCGTCCCGGCCGACGCCCGCTTCGACCACATCAACGAGATCAGCGACGTCAGCGAATTCCTGATCAAGGAAATCGAGCACTTCTTCACCCGTTACAAGGACCTGGAGCCGGGCAAGTGGGTCAAGGCCGAGGGCTGGGGCGACCGCGCCGCCGCCGAGGCCGAACTCGAGGCTTCCATCAAGCGCTACGTGCCCTCAGCAGGACACTGA
- a CDS encoding carboxylesterase family protein, producing MNAEPDFNPPCGPIRGWRDGDVLRATGIPYATAGWFQAPASAPDWTAPFSATSLSPACPQAPVPFLDDVLGTRYGELPGSEDCQCLSITLPVDLSDNERVPVMVWLHGGSYTSGSGDLAIFDAKALVAENRVIVVSVTYRLGLFGYLAAGTGRPANLGLLDQLEAFRWVQRNIGAFGGDPDNVTAFGQSAGGDAVAHLMATPEAPALFQRAIIQSAPLGIARGRDKMNAAMGIAAESVTENTPAMDVVAVEDTVAQAARKFGLMAAMPFGTQYGHAPLPAEAGIDAAWDAVAPEIEVLIGHTSDEARLFMPRSRFVGRLATVPVLGTAVVKALNWAVTEAVYGKSARRFARRHARAGGTAYSYVLTWGAPGNFYRAAHTVDLPLLFGDQRTWEGAGLLEGATWEEINARGRALRAVWARFASGEGLEGQGGIPGALKYRAV from the coding sequence ATGAACGCCGAGCCTGACTTCAACCCGCCCTGCGGCCCGATCCGCGGATGGCGGGACGGCGACGTGCTCCGCGCCACCGGAATCCCCTACGCCACCGCGGGGTGGTTCCAGGCACCGGCGAGCGCGCCTGACTGGACCGCGCCGTTCAGCGCCACGTCGCTGTCCCCGGCCTGCCCGCAGGCACCCGTGCCGTTCCTGGATGACGTACTGGGCACCCGTTACGGCGAGCTGCCCGGCAGCGAGGACTGCCAGTGCCTCTCCATCACCCTCCCGGTGGACCTGTCGGACAACGAACGCGTCCCCGTCATGGTGTGGCTGCACGGCGGCTCCTATACTTCCGGCTCCGGGGACCTGGCGATCTTCGATGCCAAGGCCCTGGTGGCCGAAAACCGGGTCATCGTGGTTTCCGTGACGTACCGCCTGGGCCTTTTCGGCTACCTCGCCGCGGGCACCGGCCGTCCGGCCAACCTCGGCCTCCTGGACCAGCTCGAAGCGTTCCGCTGGGTCCAGCGCAACATCGGCGCCTTCGGCGGCGATCCGGACAACGTCACGGCGTTCGGGCAGTCCGCGGGCGGTGACGCCGTCGCGCACCTGATGGCGACGCCCGAGGCCCCCGCCCTCTTCCAGCGCGCCATCATCCAGAGCGCACCCCTGGGCATCGCCAGGGGCAGGGACAAGATGAACGCCGCCATGGGCATCGCGGCGGAAAGCGTCACCGAGAACACGCCCGCCATGGACGTCGTCGCGGTCGAGGACACCGTTGCACAGGCGGCCCGCAAGTTCGGGCTGATGGCGGCCATGCCGTTCGGCACGCAGTATGGACACGCGCCGCTGCCGGCAGAAGCCGGAATCGATGCCGCCTGGGATGCCGTGGCCCCGGAAATCGAGGTCCTGATCGGGCACACGTCCGATGAAGCGCGCCTGTTCATGCCACGGAGCCGCTTTGTCGGCCGCCTGGCCACGGTCCCCGTCCTTGGCACCGCCGTCGTGAAAGCCCTCAACTGGGCCGTGACGGAAGCCGTCTATGGGAAATCCGCCCGGAGGTTTGCCCGCCGGCACGCTCGGGCCGGGGGCACGGCGTACAGCTACGTGTTGACCTGGGGTGCGCCGGGAAACTTCTACCGGGCCGCGCACACCGTGGATCTGCCGCTGCTGTTCGGCGACCAGCGAACCTGGGAAGGAGCCGGGCTGCTCGAGGGTGCCACGTGGGAGGAAATCAATGCCCGGGGCCGGGCCCTCCGTGCGGTCTGGGCGCGGTTCGCGTCCGGCGAGGGCCTGGAGGGACAGGGCGGGATCCCCGGCGCACTCAAGTACCGTGCGGTCTGA
- a CDS encoding DUF429 domain-containing protein: MRTLGVDLAAATKKTAVAVLEWTGTAARLEHLALDVDDDEILRLFGSAGMTGVDCPVGWPDAFLPFLAGHLNFDAHPVLDHDGIAGRRLLAYRDTDRFVTARTGLIPLSVSADRLAHPAMRCAVLQAKIARDVGPQPRDGSGRLAEVYPAASLKLWGLLARGYKGRGATEAERLALLLDGLARAAPWLDLAGSADRLAASDDLFDALIASLTARAVALGRTLRPEVSHAKAALSEGWIHLPAGGLSELNGV, encoded by the coding sequence GTGAGGACTCTGGGCGTTGACCTGGCCGCCGCCACCAAGAAAACCGCGGTGGCCGTCCTGGAATGGACGGGCACGGCTGCGCGTTTGGAGCACCTGGCCCTGGACGTGGACGACGACGAAATCCTCCGGCTCTTCGGCAGCGCCGGCATGACAGGCGTCGACTGCCCCGTCGGCTGGCCGGACGCCTTCCTCCCCTTCCTGGCCGGGCACCTGAACTTCGATGCGCACCCCGTGCTGGACCATGACGGGATCGCGGGCCGCCGACTGCTGGCCTACCGGGACACGGACAGATTCGTCACCGCCCGTACCGGCCTGATTCCGCTTAGCGTGTCCGCCGACAGGCTGGCCCATCCGGCGATGCGCTGCGCCGTACTCCAGGCGAAGATCGCCCGGGACGTGGGACCGCAGCCCAGGGACGGCAGCGGCCGGCTGGCCGAGGTCTACCCCGCCGCTTCACTGAAGTTGTGGGGTTTGCTGGCGCGCGGCTATAAGGGCCGGGGCGCAACGGAAGCGGAGCGGCTGGCCCTGCTCCTCGACGGCCTGGCGCGGGCAGCACCCTGGCTGGATCTGGCCGGATCCGCAGACCGGCTGGCCGCCTCAGACGATTTGTTCGACGCCCTTATCGCCTCCCTCACCGCGAGGGCGGTCGCACTGGGAAGGACCCTGCGGCCCGAAGTCAGCCACGCCAAGGCCGCGCTCTCCGAGGGCTGGATCCATCTGCCTGCGGGAGGCCTGTCCGAGCTCAACGGCGTCTAG
- a CDS encoding phosphoketolase, translating to MDDAALELVDRWWRAANYLSVGQIYLRSNPLLREPLSAADTKSRLLGHWGTTPGLNFIYAHLNRAIRRDRQEMLFIAGPGHGGPAVVANAWLEGTYSEIYGGVGQDEDGMAELFRQFSYPGGIPSHAAPESPGSINEGGELGYSLAHAYGAVFDNPGLVAAVVIGDGEAETGPLAASWHSHNFLDPAADGAVLPILHLNGYKIANPTILARMPEAQLEQLLRGYGHEPHFVTVSDPDDTAAAHRAFAEALDECLAEIGAIQAERRSDGGAGGTGGASGDTQGGAGDGAARWPMIVLRSPKGWTGPKKVDGQQVEGTWRSHQVPLNEVRTNTEHLAQLEQWLKSYRPEELFDEQGRLNPDIAVNAPDGGLRMSATPHANGGLLLRPLKQPAYARHAVDVPEPGAERISPMITLGSWLRDLISLNPETFRLFGPDETASNRLQDVYEVTDKVWQYRIDHLDEHLARAGRVMEVLSEHLCQGWLEGYLLTGRHGVFNCYEAFIHIVDSMFNQHAKWLKVSRELPWRRPVASLNYLLSSHVWQQDHNGFSHQDPGFIDHAVNKKAEVIRVYLPPDANTLLAVMEHCLNSRDYVNIVVSGKQPSPAWLGPAEASEHCQRGLGIWRFAGSEVPGEEPDVVLACAGDVPTVETVAAAELLKQGAPGLKVRVVNIVDLMRLQDASEHPHGLSSRDFDGIFTADKPVIFAYHGYPALIHRLTYRRTNREGLHVRGYKEEGTTTTPFDMAMLNGIDRFQLAIDAIDRVPGFAEKHSLLRQALQDSRIRARAHTREHGEDAAEIRTWSLHSE from the coding sequence CTGGACGACGCCGCGCTCGAGCTGGTGGACCGCTGGTGGCGGGCCGCCAACTACCTGTCCGTCGGGCAGATCTACCTCCGTTCCAACCCGCTGCTGCGGGAACCCCTCAGTGCTGCGGACACCAAGTCACGGCTGCTCGGCCACTGGGGCACGACGCCCGGGCTGAACTTCATTTACGCCCACCTGAACCGCGCCATCCGCCGTGACCGGCAGGAGATGCTCTTCATCGCCGGACCGGGCCACGGCGGGCCCGCCGTCGTGGCCAACGCGTGGCTTGAAGGTACTTATTCGGAGATTTACGGCGGGGTGGGCCAGGACGAGGACGGCATGGCGGAGCTGTTCCGGCAGTTCTCCTACCCCGGCGGGATCCCCAGCCATGCCGCGCCCGAAAGCCCGGGTTCCATTAACGAAGGAGGCGAGCTCGGCTATTCGCTGGCGCACGCCTACGGGGCTGTTTTCGACAACCCCGGGCTGGTCGCCGCGGTGGTGATCGGAGACGGCGAAGCGGAAACGGGTCCGCTGGCCGCAAGCTGGCACTCGCACAACTTCCTGGACCCGGCAGCGGACGGCGCGGTGCTGCCCATCCTGCACCTGAACGGCTACAAGATAGCGAACCCCACCATCCTGGCCCGCATGCCCGAAGCCCAGCTGGAGCAGCTGTTGCGCGGCTACGGGCATGAACCGCACTTCGTGACCGTGTCCGACCCGGACGACACCGCGGCCGCGCACAGGGCTTTCGCCGAAGCCCTGGACGAGTGCCTGGCGGAAATCGGGGCGATCCAGGCAGAGCGCCGGAGCGACGGCGGTGCCGGGGGCACCGGCGGTGCCAGCGGCGACACTCAAGGCGGCGCGGGGGACGGCGCGGCGCGCTGGCCCATGATCGTGCTGCGTTCACCCAAGGGCTGGACCGGACCGAAAAAGGTCGACGGGCAGCAGGTGGAAGGAACATGGCGCAGCCACCAGGTTCCGCTAAACGAGGTCCGCACCAACACGGAACATCTTGCCCAGTTGGAGCAATGGCTGAAGTCCTACCGGCCCGAGGAGCTCTTCGATGAACAGGGCAGGCTGAACCCGGACATCGCCGTCAACGCTCCGGACGGCGGGCTGCGGATGAGCGCGACGCCGCACGCCAACGGCGGGCTGCTGCTGCGCCCTCTTAAGCAGCCCGCTTACGCCCGGCACGCCGTCGACGTCCCGGAGCCCGGCGCCGAACGCATCAGCCCTATGATCACCCTGGGCTCCTGGCTCCGCGACCTAATCAGCCTGAACCCGGAGACGTTCCGGCTGTTCGGCCCGGATGAGACCGCCTCCAACCGCCTGCAGGACGTGTACGAGGTCACGGACAAGGTGTGGCAGTACCGGATCGACCATCTGGACGAGCACCTTGCCCGCGCCGGCCGGGTGATGGAGGTCCTCAGCGAGCACCTCTGCCAGGGCTGGCTGGAGGGTTACCTCCTGACGGGACGCCACGGCGTCTTCAACTGTTACGAGGCGTTCATCCACATCGTGGACTCCATGTTCAACCAGCACGCCAAATGGCTCAAGGTCTCCCGCGAGCTGCCCTGGCGGCGGCCGGTGGCCTCGCTGAACTACCTGTTGTCATCCCACGTCTGGCAGCAGGACCACAACGGCTTCTCGCACCAGGATCCCGGCTTCATCGACCACGCGGTCAACAAAAAGGCGGAGGTCATCCGGGTGTACCTGCCGCCGGATGCCAACACGCTGCTCGCAGTGATGGAGCACTGCCTCAACTCCCGCGACTACGTCAACATCGTTGTCAGCGGCAAGCAGCCTTCGCCCGCCTGGCTTGGCCCGGCGGAGGCCTCAGAGCACTGCCAGCGCGGACTCGGGATCTGGCGGTTCGCCGGCTCGGAGGTGCCCGGGGAGGAACCCGACGTCGTCCTGGCCTGCGCGGGCGACGTCCCCACCGTCGAAACCGTCGCCGCCGCGGAACTGTTGAAGCAGGGAGCACCCGGTCTGAAGGTCCGCGTGGTCAATATCGTGGACCTGATGCGCCTGCAGGATGCCAGCGAACACCCGCATGGCCTGTCGTCCCGGGACTTCGACGGCATCTTCACGGCGGACAAGCCCGTGATTTTCGCGTACCACGGTTATCCCGCCCTGATCCACCGGCTCACCTACCGCAGGACCAACCGGGAGGGCCTCCACGTGCGCGGCTATAAGGAGGAGGGCACCACCACCACTCCCTTCGACATGGCCATGCTCAACGGCATCGACCGCTTCCAGCTTGCTATCGACGCGATCGACCGGGTTCCCGGGTTCGCCGAGAAGCATTCGCTGCTGCGGCAGGCGCTCCAGGACAGCCGGATACGCGCCCGGGCCCACACCCGGGAGCACGGCGAGGACGCAGCAGAAATACGGACATGGTCGCTGCATTCCGAGTAG
- a CDS encoding HAD family hydrolase, whose protein sequence is MTTLTEASVAGNDDRREQEQNNSTNGHKLMVALDVDGTLVDHDGHMSVPVREAAQDVVAAGHHVTIATGRSLNATLPIIEHIGIDNGYAVCSNGGVTLRLDSSLAEGYEVIHKATFDPGPVLRALRKRLPSAKYALEDEEGNFLSTERFQDASFGVEAVGVDFQTMLEATAVRVVVFSAENTPEEFNTAIRHIGLAGVTYSVGWTAWLDIAAAGVTKATALEHLRSTLDIEADRTVAVGDGRNDIEMLTWAARGVAMGQAPEEVIAAADEVTHSVYDDGAAHVLRSLLQ, encoded by the coding sequence ATGACAACATTGACTGAAGCCTCAGTCGCCGGCAACGATGACCGGCGAGAACAAGAACAGAACAACTCAACCAACGGCCACAAGCTGATGGTCGCGCTCGACGTCGACGGCACCCTCGTCGACCACGACGGCCACATGTCGGTTCCCGTCCGGGAAGCGGCCCAGGATGTCGTGGCTGCAGGCCACCACGTCACCATCGCCACGGGACGTTCGCTCAACGCCACGCTGCCGATCATCGAGCACATCGGCATCGACAACGGCTATGCCGTCTGCTCGAACGGCGGGGTCACCCTGCGGCTCGACTCCAGCCTGGCCGAAGGCTATGAGGTCATTCACAAGGCCACCTTCGACCCGGGCCCCGTGCTCCGCGCGTTGCGGAAGCGGCTTCCTTCGGCCAAGTACGCCCTTGAGGATGAAGAAGGAAACTTCCTCTCCACCGAACGGTTCCAGGACGCCAGCTTCGGCGTGGAGGCAGTCGGCGTCGACTTCCAGACCATGCTGGAGGCCACCGCCGTTCGCGTGGTGGTGTTCAGCGCGGAGAACACACCCGAGGAATTCAACACAGCCATCCGCCACATCGGCCTGGCCGGCGTGACCTACTCGGTCGGCTGGACGGCCTGGCTGGACATTGCCGCCGCCGGCGTCACCAAGGCCACCGCTTTGGAGCACCTCCGCAGCACCTTGGACATCGAGGCGGACCGCACGGTCGCCGTCGGCGACGGCCGCAACGACATCGAGATGCTCACCTGGGCCGCCCGGGGCGTGGCCATGGGCCAGGCGCCGGAGGAAGTCATCGCCGCCGCGGACGAAGTCACCCATTCCGTGTACGACGACGGCGCCGCCCACGTGTTGCGGAGCCTCCTGCAGTAA
- the serS gene encoding serine--tRNA ligase codes for MIDVKDLSENPDKFRASQRARGADESVVDAIIAADSSRRAALIHFEDLRAEQNVFGKKVAQAKGEEKQALLAEVKVLAAAVKAASAEADVAQARQEGLVRAIPNLIEDGVPAGGEDDYVVLKTVGAPREFPDFKPKDHLEIGELIGAIDMERGAKVSGSRFYFLRGVGARLEMALLQMAMEQAIDAGFIPMITPTLVRPETMQGTGFDVKHDAEIYRLAEDDLYLVGTSEVPLAGYHADEILDLSAGPIRFAGQSSCYRREAGSHGKDTRGIIRVHQFNKVEMFVYTTVEEAAAEHARLLAWEEDMLAKCELPYRVIDTAAGDLGNSAARKFDCEAWVPTQGAYRELTSTSNCTTFQARRLNIRERVVNEEGVPKGTRAVATLNGTLATTRWIVAILEHHQNPDGSVNVPAALQKYLGGMTVLPVL; via the coding sequence GTGATCGACGTAAAAGACCTCAGCGAAAATCCGGACAAGTTCCGTGCCAGCCAGCGCGCCCGCGGCGCCGATGAATCCGTGGTGGACGCGATCATCGCCGCGGACTCCTCCCGGCGCGCCGCCCTGATCCACTTCGAGGACCTGCGGGCTGAGCAGAACGTCTTCGGCAAGAAGGTGGCCCAAGCCAAGGGCGAGGAGAAACAGGCCCTGCTGGCGGAGGTCAAGGTCCTGGCGGCAGCAGTAAAAGCAGCCTCCGCCGAGGCCGACGTTGCACAGGCCCGACAGGAAGGGCTGGTCCGGGCGATCCCGAACCTCATCGAGGACGGCGTCCCCGCGGGCGGCGAGGATGACTACGTCGTCCTGAAGACGGTGGGCGCGCCCCGCGAATTTCCCGACTTCAAGCCCAAGGACCACCTGGAGATCGGCGAGCTGATCGGCGCCATTGATATGGAGCGCGGCGCCAAAGTGTCCGGCTCGCGGTTCTACTTCCTGCGCGGCGTCGGAGCCCGGCTGGAAATGGCGCTGCTGCAGATGGCCATGGAGCAGGCTATCGACGCCGGGTTCATTCCGATGATCACCCCCACCCTCGTCCGGCCGGAAACGATGCAGGGCACCGGTTTTGATGTAAAGCACGACGCCGAGATCTACCGCCTCGCCGAGGACGACCTTTACCTGGTGGGCACCTCGGAAGTGCCCCTGGCCGGTTACCACGCGGATGAGATCCTTGACCTCTCCGCCGGGCCGATCCGTTTTGCCGGGCAGAGCTCCTGCTACCGGCGGGAAGCCGGCTCGCACGGCAAGGACACCCGCGGCATCATCCGCGTCCACCAGTTCAACAAGGTGGAGATGTTTGTCTACACCACCGTGGAAGAGGCGGCCGCGGAGCACGCCCGCCTGCTGGCCTGGGAAGAGGACATGCTGGCCAAGTGCGAGCTGCCGTACCGCGTGATCGACACCGCCGCCGGCGACCTGGGCAATTCCGCTGCCCGGAAGTTCGACTGCGAGGCCTGGGTCCCCACCCAGGGCGCCTACCGCGAACTGACCTCAACCTCCAACTGCACGACGTTCCAGGCGCGCCGGCTCAACATCCGCGAACGCGTCGTCAACGAGGAGGGCGTGCCCAAAGGCACCCGCGCCGTCGCCACGCTCAACGGAACCCTGGCAACCACCCGCTGGATCGTGGCCATCCTCGAACACCACCAGAACCCGGACGGCTCGGTCAACGTCCCCGCGGCGCTGCAGAAGTACCTCGGCGGGATGACGGTCCTCCCCGTCCTCTAG
- a CDS encoding diacylglycerol kinase family protein — protein sequence MRDWLLYLIIAGVLAFAFSSWWGVRRLKARHTRSAVWEQTHSPGMGEQKVAVVLNPIKAKSAEARVLIENACAAAGWEPPRFFETTAEDPGFSQVRAAADLGADVVLVGGGDGTVRVAAEYLSTTDIAMGLIPLGTGNLLARNIHLDVNDLSGNVQTALFGHQRFIDTARMRVANSRTGKSAEHTFLVIAGIGMDAEIVGDTNDGLKKAVGWLAYTEAGVRHLPGRRKKVSIALDDQPEQGRKIRSVLFANCGLIPGGIDFIPGAMIDDGMLDVVVMSPRSAIGWLAMYTKIVLKHKRNLPVMTYYRSGKVTIRSAEPMATQIDGDPSGEATTVTVQVAPGSLLVRVKDGAGD from the coding sequence ATGCGCGACTGGCTGCTGTACCTCATCATTGCTGGAGTCCTGGCGTTCGCCTTCTCCAGCTGGTGGGGGGTGCGCAGGCTCAAGGCCAGGCACACCCGCAGCGCGGTTTGGGAGCAAACCCACAGCCCCGGCATGGGCGAGCAAAAAGTGGCGGTCGTATTGAACCCCATCAAGGCCAAATCCGCCGAGGCCCGGGTCCTGATCGAAAATGCGTGCGCCGCAGCCGGCTGGGAACCTCCGCGCTTTTTCGAGACGACGGCGGAGGACCCCGGGTTCTCGCAGGTCAGGGCAGCGGCGGACCTCGGGGCCGACGTCGTGCTGGTGGGCGGCGGCGACGGGACGGTACGCGTGGCGGCCGAGTACCTCTCCACCACGGACATCGCCATGGGACTGATTCCGCTCGGCACGGGCAACCTCCTGGCGCGCAACATCCACCTGGACGTGAACGACCTGTCCGGCAACGTGCAGACCGCCCTCTTCGGCCACCAGCGGTTCATCGATACGGCGCGGATGCGGGTGGCCAACTCGCGGACGGGGAAGTCGGCGGAACATACCTTCTTGGTGATCGCCGGAATCGGTATGGACGCCGAGATCGTGGGCGACACCAACGACGGCCTGAAGAAGGCCGTGGGCTGGCTCGCCTATACCGAGGCCGGAGTGCGCCACCTTCCCGGGCGCCGGAAGAAGGTTTCCATCGCCCTCGATGACCAGCCGGAACAGGGCCGGAAAATCCGCAGCGTGCTCTTCGCCAACTGCGGGCTGATTCCCGGCGGGATCGACTTCATCCCGGGGGCCATGATCGACGACGGAATGCTGGACGTGGTGGTGATGAGCCCGCGCAGCGCAATTGGCTGGCTGGCGATGTATACGAAAATCGTGCTCAAGCACAAGCGGAACCTGCCGGTGATGACCTACTACCGCTCCGGCAAAGTCACTATCCGGAGCGCGGAACCGATGGCCACCCAGATCGACGGCGATCCTTCGGGCGAGGCAACTACCGTGACGGTGCAGGTGGCACCGGGTTCACTGCTGGTGCGGGTCAAGGACGGCGCGGGAGACTAG
- the pheA gene encoding prephenate dehydratase, with protein sequence MPASPVTYTFLGPEGTFTEAALMQVPDARDAKRIPASNVNSALDRVRDGSADAAMVPIENSVEGGVTATLDAIATGQELRILREALVPISFVLVARPGIRIEDVRRISTHGHAWAQCRLWVDANIPNAEYIPGSSTAAAAMGLLDEDPHYDAAICAPIVASEQAGLAVLAENIGDNPGAVTRFVLVGRPGSLPEPTGADKTTVVVPLPEDRPGALMEILDQFATRGVNLSRIESRPTGQYLGHYFFSIDADGHVADARVADALAGLHRISPATRFLGSYGRADGQRTAVSPHTSDQAFRAAHAWVKDILGGASVVPEYTGNASPRA encoded by the coding sequence ATGCCCGCTTCCCCCGTTACCTACACCTTCCTCGGGCCCGAGGGAACTTTCACCGAGGCCGCACTGATGCAGGTGCCGGATGCGCGGGACGCGAAGCGCATCCCCGCGTCCAACGTGAACTCGGCGCTGGACAGGGTGCGGGACGGTTCGGCTGATGCGGCGATGGTGCCGATCGAAAACTCGGTGGAAGGCGGCGTCACGGCAACCCTCGACGCGATTGCCACGGGCCAGGAGCTGCGCATCCTCCGCGAGGCCCTGGTCCCGATCAGCTTCGTGCTGGTGGCACGCCCCGGCATCCGCATCGAGGACGTCCGCCGCATCTCCACCCACGGCCACGCCTGGGCGCAATGCCGGCTCTGGGTCGACGCCAATATTCCCAATGCGGAATACATCCCCGGCTCCTCGACGGCCGCGGCTGCGATGGGCCTCCTTGACGAAGACCCGCACTACGACGCCGCGATCTGCGCGCCCATCGTCGCCAGTGAGCAGGCCGGGCTGGCCGTCCTCGCCGAGAACATCGGTGACAACCCGGGCGCCGTGACCCGCTTTGTCCTGGTGGGCCGGCCCGGGTCGCTGCCGGAACCCACCGGTGCGGACAAGACCACCGTCGTGGTGCCGCTGCCGGAGGACCGCCCGGGTGCCCTGATGGAGATCCTGGACCAGTTCGCTACGCGGGGCGTCAACCTCAGCCGCATCGAATCCCGGCCCACCGGCCAGTACCTTGGGCACTACTTCTTCAGTATCGACGCGGACGGCCACGTGGCCGATGCCAGGGTCGCAGATGCACTTGCGGGGCTGCACCGGATCAGCCCGGCGACCCGGTTCCTTGGTTCCTACGGCCGGGCGGACGGGCAACGGACAGCCGTGTCCCCGCACACCTCCGATCAGGCATTCCGGGCCGCACATGCATGGGTAAAAGATATTCTTGGGGGAGCATCTGTGGTTCCGGAATATACCGGCAACGCTTCGCCCAGAGCGTAG
- a CDS encoding rhodanese-like domain-containing protein has protein sequence MSDFDTVTVSAIPEGATVLDVREDYEWVAGHAEGALHIPLDQLPARLEELDPDEDLYVICRTGGRSFRAAQWLVGQGYSALNVAGGMDQWLETGKPLVADNGLKPVVL, from the coding sequence ATGAGCGACTTCGACACTGTCACCGTGTCTGCTATTCCCGAGGGGGCCACTGTCCTCGATGTCCGCGAGGACTACGAATGGGTGGCTGGCCACGCAGAAGGCGCCCTGCACATCCCGCTCGACCAGCTCCCGGCCCGGCTCGAGGAACTGGACCCGGACGAGGACCTGTACGTCATCTGCCGCACCGGCGGGCGCTCCTTCCGGGCCGCCCAATGGCTGGTGGGCCAGGGATACTCCGCGCTGAACGTGGCCGGCGGGATGGACCAGTGGCTGGAAACCGGCAAGCCCCTGGTGGCCGACAATGGGCTCAAACCGGTAGTCCTGTAA
- a CDS encoding alcohol dehydrogenase catalytic domain-containing protein — MKITGAVLEEIGRQRPFADSRPISISELELDGPGPTEILIRLEAAGICHSDLSVVDGNRVRPVPMLLGHEAAGRVVEVGSAVTDLQPGQRVVMSFLPRCEECGNCAADGRLPCTAGSKSNNEGTLLHGSVHLGRGGEKVHHHLGVSGFATHAVVDRASAVPVGDDIPADIAAVLGCAVLTGGGAVLNAARPGPEDSVMIVGLGGVGMAALITAISQGVSRIVAVDTLEEKLEHARRLGAHEAFTPQQVLEDGIKARYVIECAGNPRAFETAFAATAVGGTTITAGLPSPEARASISPLTVTAEARTIVGSYLGSAVPSRDIPKYAQLWREGKLPVEELISKRISLAEINEAMDQLADGKAVRQVIMFDAE; from the coding sequence ATGAAGATCACGGGTGCAGTTCTTGAGGAGATCGGCCGGCAGCGGCCGTTCGCGGACTCCAGGCCGATCAGCATTTCCGAGCTGGAGCTGGACGGCCCCGGACCCACGGAGATCCTCATCCGGCTCGAAGCCGCCGGCATCTGCCATTCGGACCTGAGTGTTGTGGACGGCAACCGGGTGCGCCCGGTGCCGATGCTGCTCGGCCATGAGGCGGCAGGACGCGTCGTCGAGGTCGGCTCCGCGGTCACGGACCTCCAGCCGGGCCAGCGCGTGGTCATGTCCTTCCTGCCGCGCTGCGAGGAATGCGGAAACTGCGCCGCGGACGGCCGGCTTCCGTGCACCGCAGGATCGAAAAGCAACAATGAGGGAACCCTGCTGCACGGGTCGGTCCACCTGGGCCGCGGTGGCGAAAAGGTGCACCACCACCTGGGTGTCTCAGGATTTGCCACCCATGCCGTGGTGGACCGGGCCTCGGCTGTTCCGGTCGGCGACGACATCCCGGCGGACATCGCCGCAGTACTCGGCTGCGCCGTGCTCACCGGCGGCGGCGCCGTCCTGAACGCAGCCCGCCCTGGCCCGGAGGACAGCGTCATGATCGTGGGGCTGGGCGGCGTCGGCATGGCCGCCTTGATCACTGCCATCTCCCAAGGAGTGTCCCGGATCGTCGCCGTCGACACCCTCGAGGAGAAACTCGAGCATGCCCGCCGGCTGGGCGCCCACGAGGCGTTCACCCCGCAGCAGGTCCTCGAGGACGGCATTAAGGCCCGGTACGTCATCGAATGCGCCGGCAACCCCCGCGCCTTCGAGACCGCCTTCGCCGCCACCGCCGTCGGCGGAACAACAATCACCGCCGGCCTGCCCTCGCCGGAGGCCCGGGCATCGATCTCGCCCCTGACCGTAACTGCGGAAGCGCGGACCATCGTCGGCAGCTACCTCGGCTCCGCGGTGCCGTCCCGGGACATCCCCAAGTACGCCCAGCTCTGGCGCGAAGGAAAGCTGCCGGTCGAGGAACTCATCTCCAAGCGGATCAGCCTGGCCGAGATCAATGAGGCCATGGACCAGCTCGCCGACGGAAAGGCCGTTCGCCAGGTCATCATGTTCGACGCCGAGTAG